One window of Chamaesiphon minutus PCC 6605 genomic DNA carries:
- a CDS encoding DUF433 domain-containing protein produces the protein MDWKTYIHSDPKILLGKPVIKGTRLSVEFILGLFSEGWTEQQVLENYPTLNTRSIQAVFAFAAECLKDDVYYTSLLSEVG, from the coding sequence ATGGACTGGAAAACATATATTCATTCAGATCCCAAAATCCTGCTCGGAAAGCCTGTAATCAAAGGAACGCGGCTATCGGTTGAATTTATTCTCGGACTATTTTCAGAAGGATGGACAGAACAGCAGGTTTTAGAAAACTATCCAACTCTGAATACTCGATCGATCCAAGCAGTCTTCGCTTTTGCGGCGGAATGCCTCAAGGACGATGTATATTACACATCTTTATTATCTGAGGTAGGTTAA
- a CDS encoding BrnT family toxin — protein MEFEWNPNKAAINLSKHGISFQEAATVFDDSLSMTFPDSDHSVGENRYIIIGMSSLGQLLVVSHTEREERIRIISARTATRAEKRFYEEGS, from the coding sequence ATGGAATTTGAGTGGAACCCGAATAAAGCTGCTATCAATTTGAGCAAGCATGGTATCTCTTTCCAGGAAGCCGCAACCGTATTCGATGACTCATTATCTATGACATTTCCGGACTCCGACCATTCCGTTGGCGAAAACCGCTACATTATAATTGGGATGTCTAGTTTGGGGCAATTATTGGTTGTCTCCCATACTGAAAGAGAAGAGCGGATTCGCATCATCAGTGCTAGAACAGCTACTCGCGCAGAAAAGAGGTTTTATGAAGAAGGAAGTTGA